In Sphingobium amiense, a genomic segment contains:
- a CDS encoding TIM barrel protein, with translation MSASYQLSSCIEWQFTESGDLDARLRAARDAGFELAEFHLWRDKPVDALAQALTDTGMRLTGVCVDPRRSIVDPAEREEMVTAVRETIAATAKLGKPDLIVASGFRVEGLSEEEHFANAVAALRAAADAAEEAGVTLLLEPLNTRLFSAMYLVSTKVGLDLVEAVNSPNLRLLYDVWHSAVMGEDMAEVLAGRIHLVAHVQVADMDDRNEPGTGSVDWAKVMQVLRDLGYSGAIGLEYFPTLPMDRSVALTRQTLGC, from the coding sequence GTGTCTGCGAGCTACCAACTCTCCTCCTGCATCGAATGGCAGTTCACCGAATCCGGCGATCTGGACGCCCGCCTGCGCGCCGCCCGCGATGCCGGTTTCGAACTGGCCGAATTTCATCTCTGGCGCGACAAGCCAGTAGACGCGCTGGCGCAGGCGCTGACCGATACCGGCATGCGGCTCACCGGCGTCTGCGTCGATCCGCGCCGCTCCATCGTCGATCCGGCCGAACGCGAGGAAATGGTGACGGCCGTGCGCGAGACGATCGCCGCCACGGCGAAACTCGGCAAGCCCGACCTGATCGTCGCGTCCGGCTTCCGGGTGGAGGGGCTGAGCGAGGAAGAGCATTTCGCCAATGCCGTAGCGGCGCTGCGCGCGGCGGCGGACGCGGCGGAGGAAGCGGGAGTCACGCTGCTGCTCGAACCGCTCAACACGCGGCTGTTCTCGGCCATGTATCTGGTCAGCACAAAAGTCGGCCTCGATCTGGTCGAGGCGGTGAACAGCCCGAACCTGCGCCTGCTCTACGATGTCTGGCACAGCGCGGTCATGGGCGAGGATATGGCCGAGGTTCTGGCGGGCCGCATCCATCTGGTCGCGCATGTGCAGGTCGCCGATATGGACGACCGCAACGAACCGGGCACCGGCAGCGTCGATTGGGCCAAGGTCATGCAGGTGCTGCGGGATCTGGGCTATTCGGGTGCCATCGGGCTGGAATATTTCCCGACGCTGCCGATGGACCGGTCTGTGGCGCTGACCCGGCAGACGCTGGGCTGCTGA
- a CDS encoding TonB-dependent receptor domain-containing protein: MKDTAHRTCRRFLTEAASFAVAASLLAGASVQAQEADQATAAPESSAPDIIVTASRVQRSGFTAPTPTTIINDAVLEARGATNVATVLNEIPAFKSSTTPTTNGVRAVQAGAYFADLRGLGSSRTLVLVDGNRFVPQIATGFGGYQIDLNQVPALMLERAEVVTGGASAQWGSDAVAGVVNLILRKNFEGLKAEAQAGTSEYGDNSEYRIGVLGGLKLGDRGHLTLALDHVSNDGVGDTFSRDWGRQAWGLVANPARATNGLAATLILPDVRYSTMTNGGLINSTTGPAAQLRGIFINPDGSLGRFQYGQYVGASFMQGGGSNEGVNFNTGVSIAPSVRRWTGYGRLSYDVTDALTLYGEGSYSKTVGRAQTLPPRNEQATPIVVSVQNPLIPQALRNEIDRLNALPQNAANQITSFNLGRNSVDIGYQRSRIENETQRGVIGFDADLGNSWKLSGAAIHGRNVYTQRVFNNRIQSNFRFAVDVVQTANGPACRAVTLGNAAANGCVPLDVFGEGAPSAEAIAYVTGTTYSRTRYEQTAANINLSGEPFSTWAGPVSIAVGGEYRREKQNTYVDPIAEVAGYESSNARSLRGHFNVKEAYAEAVVPLARDLPLLRKLDVQGAVRLTDYSSSGSVTTWKAGVTWESLSGLLVRGTISRDIRAPNIFEMFTPAVTTILTRNFAAAVDGGPVGQVPTASLTRGNRDLDPEVSKTKTIGFSYAPPFIPGLQFSVDYFNIRVSDAIAQIDPNLLINFCTGVTATPERSFYCSFITRSPAGAASVYTVDNPYLNLGYIKRTGFDFEASYRLPLEQLSSGLGGSLTARFSATRTNRFGEDITGAGYVERAGETSSAGNPRLITNSSLTYDDSMLTLQLQMRTIGKGKYNNQFTEGVQINDNSVPGRTYFNMSTTIKVAEKFELFGVVNNLTDRDPPLIPQNFGYPTAPQFFDMIGRTYRFGARVKL; the protein is encoded by the coding sequence ATGAAAGACACAGCACACCGGACCTGCCGGAGGTTCCTGACAGAGGCGGCCTCGTTCGCCGTCGCGGCGAGCCTGCTGGCAGGCGCAAGCGTTCAGGCGCAGGAAGCGGATCAGGCGACGGCCGCTCCCGAATCCTCCGCGCCGGACATCATCGTCACGGCGAGCCGTGTGCAGCGGAGCGGGTTCACCGCGCCCACGCCGACGACCATCATCAACGACGCCGTGCTGGAGGCGCGCGGCGCCACCAACGTCGCTACGGTGCTGAACGAAATCCCGGCATTCAAATCCTCGACGACGCCCACGACCAACGGCGTCCGGGCGGTGCAGGCGGGTGCCTATTTCGCCGACCTTCGCGGCCTTGGCTCCTCCCGCACGCTGGTGCTGGTCGACGGCAACCGGTTCGTGCCGCAGATCGCGACCGGCTTCGGCGGCTACCAGATTGATCTCAACCAGGTGCCCGCGCTGATGCTGGAGCGCGCGGAGGTCGTCACCGGCGGCGCGTCCGCCCAATGGGGTTCGGACGCCGTGGCCGGCGTGGTCAACCTCATCCTGCGCAAGAATTTCGAAGGCCTGAAGGCGGAAGCGCAGGCCGGCACGTCCGAATATGGCGACAACAGCGAATATCGCATCGGCGTGCTCGGCGGCCTGAAGCTGGGTGACAGGGGGCATCTGACGCTGGCGTTGGACCATGTCAGCAACGATGGCGTGGGGGATACCTTCTCCCGCGACTGGGGCAGGCAGGCCTGGGGCCTGGTCGCCAACCCGGCGCGCGCCACCAACGGTCTCGCGGCGACGCTGATCCTGCCCGACGTGCGCTATTCCACCATGACGAACGGCGGCCTCATCAACAGCACCACCGGCCCTGCTGCACAGTTGCGCGGCATCTTTATCAATCCGGACGGGTCGCTGGGCCGCTTTCAATATGGACAATATGTCGGCGCCAGCTTCATGCAGGGCGGCGGCAGCAACGAAGGCGTCAATTTCAACACCGGCGTGTCCATCGCGCCTTCGGTGCGGCGCTGGACCGGCTATGGCCGGTTGAGCTACGACGTGACCGATGCGCTGACGCTCTATGGCGAAGGCTCCTATTCGAAGACGGTCGGCCGGGCGCAGACGCTTCCGCCCCGGAACGAGCAGGCCACGCCCATTGTCGTGTCCGTCCAGAATCCGCTGATCCCCCAGGCCCTGCGGAACGAGATCGACCGGCTCAACGCGCTGCCGCAAAATGCGGCCAACCAGATCACCAGCTTCAATCTGGGCCGCAACAGCGTCGACATCGGCTATCAGCGCAGCCGTATCGAAAATGAGACGCAGCGCGGCGTCATCGGCTTCGACGCGGATCTGGGCAACAGTTGGAAACTGAGCGGCGCGGCGATCCATGGCCGCAACGTCTACACGCAACGGGTCTTCAACAACCGCATCCAGTCGAACTTCCGCTTCGCCGTCGATGTCGTGCAGACCGCCAACGGTCCCGCCTGCCGCGCGGTGACGCTTGGTAACGCCGCTGCCAACGGCTGCGTCCCGCTCGATGTCTTCGGCGAAGGCGCGCCATCGGCCGAAGCGATCGCCTATGTCACCGGCACGACCTATTCGCGCACGCGCTACGAACAGACGGCGGCGAACATCAACCTGTCGGGCGAACCGTTCAGCACCTGGGCCGGGCCGGTGTCGATTGCCGTAGGCGGCGAATATCGGCGCGAAAAGCAGAACACCTATGTCGATCCGATTGCCGAGGTCGCGGGCTATGAAAGCTCCAACGCGCGGTCGCTGCGCGGCCACTTCAACGTGAAGGAAGCCTATGCCGAGGCGGTCGTGCCCCTCGCCCGCGACCTGCCCCTGCTGCGCAAGCTCGATGTGCAGGGCGCGGTGCGGCTGACCGACTATAGTTCCAGCGGCAGCGTGACGACATGGAAGGCGGGCGTGACATGGGAGTCGCTGTCCGGACTGCTGGTGCGCGGCACGATTTCGCGCGACATCCGCGCGCCCAACATCTTCGAGATGTTCACGCCTGCGGTGACGACGATCCTGACGCGCAATTTCGCGGCGGCGGTGGACGGCGGTCCGGTGGGTCAGGTGCCCACGGCGAGCCTGACCCGCGGCAATCGCGATCTCGACCCGGAAGTGTCGAAGACCAAGACGATCGGCTTTTCCTACGCGCCGCCCTTCATTCCGGGGCTGCAATTTTCGGTCGACTATTTCAACATCCGCGTGAGCGACGCCATCGCGCAGATCGACCCCAATCTTCTCATCAATTTCTGCACGGGCGTGACGGCGACGCCGGAGCGCAGCTTCTACTGCTCGTTCATCACGCGCAGCCCGGCGGGTGCGGCGTCCGTCTATACCGTCGACAATCCCTATCTCAATCTGGGCTATATCAAGCGCACCGGGTTCGATTTCGAGGCATCCTACCGCCTGCCGCTGGAGCAACTGTCCTCGGGGCTTGGGGGATCGCTGACGGCGCGCTTCTCGGCCACCCGGACCAACAGGTTCGGGGAGGACATCACCGGGGCGGGCTATGTCGAGCGTGCGGGGGAAACATCGTCCGCCGGCAATCCCCGGCTCATCACCAACAGTTCGCTGACCTATGACGACAGCATGCTGACGCTCCAGCTTCAGATGCGGACGATCGGCAAGGGCAAATATAACAACCAGTTCACCGAAGGCGTGCAGATCAACGACAATTCGGTGCCCGGACGAACCTATTTCAACATGTCGACCACGATCAAAGTCGCCGAGAAGTTCGAGCTGTTCGGTGTCGTCAACAATCTGACCGACCGCGATCCTCCGCTGATCCCGCAGAATTTCGGCTATCCCACGGCACCGCAATTCTTCGATATGATCGGCCGGACCTATCGCTTCGGCGCACGCGTTAAACTGTAA
- a CDS encoding thermostable hemolysin — MIDARSGNLVARKYQAVHDASPRPGFSDIIDIVRGETATAVLGYRRAGASPLFLECYLDAPVETCLARTLGRAVTRDRVIEIGSLAADNAFAMVSLWATAANDLGHECEIAVATLTAPLRQMFARMGVPIHILAPATIDRVSDAERWGRYYDSDPMVCAGFIAEGQRAIAAYLAARRRAA, encoded by the coding sequence ATGATTGACGCAAGATCGGGCAATCTGGTGGCACGCAAATATCAGGCCGTTCACGACGCATCCCCCAGACCGGGTTTTTCCGACATCATCGACATCGTGCGGGGGGAAACGGCGACGGCGGTCCTGGGCTATCGCCGGGCGGGCGCATCGCCGCTGTTCCTCGAATGCTATCTCGATGCGCCGGTCGAAACCTGTCTCGCCCGCACGCTCGGTCGCGCCGTCACGCGCGACCGCGTCATCGAAATCGGCAGTCTCGCGGCGGACAACGCCTTCGCCATGGTGTCGCTCTGGGCGACGGCGGCCAACGATCTGGGCCATGAATGCGAAATCGCCGTCGCGACACTGACTGCGCCTTTACGGCAGATGTTCGCGCGGATGGGCGTGCCGATCCATATCCTCGCTCCCGCCACGATCGACCGCGTGAGCGATGCGGAACGATGGGGCCGCTATTATGACAGCGATCCGATGGTGTGCGCCGGGTTCATCGCAGAAGGGCAGCGGGCCATCGCCGCCTATCTCGCCGCGCGGCGGCGTGCCGCATGA
- a CDS encoding pseudoazurin has translation MRYLYVVASAALLAAACTMPAQAKDIVVHMKNQGAEGGMVFEPSFVKAAPGDVIHFKPTDLSHNAETLPNMLPAGASPMKGMMNKEAVMKVTKPGLYGVKCMPHFAMGMVALVQVGKPTPADIAAARAAKLPPFAAKRMNAMLAKVK, from the coding sequence ATGCGATACCTTTACGTAGTGGCGAGCGCCGCCTTGCTGGCCGCTGCATGCACGATGCCCGCGCAGGCGAAGGACATCGTGGTTCATATGAAGAATCAGGGCGCTGAAGGCGGGATGGTGTTCGAACCGTCGTTCGTGAAGGCCGCGCCCGGCGACGTCATCCATTTCAAACCCACCGATCTCAGCCACAATGCCGAGACCCTGCCCAACATGCTTCCCGCAGGCGCATCGCCGATGAAGGGGATGATGAACAAGGAAGCGGTGATGAAGGTCACGAAGCCCGGTCTCTACGGCGTCAAATGCATGCCGCATTTCGCGATGGGGATGGTCGCCCTGGTTCAGGTCGGCAAGCCGACACCCGCCGACATCGCCGCCGCCCGCGCGGCCAAGCTGCCGCCCTTCGCCGCCAAGCGGATGAATGCGATGCTCGCAAAGGTCAAATGA
- a CDS encoding sugar phosphate isomerase/epimerase family protein gives MPNIRYANMCHWKSIPYRQIDNFREFYYEDKTNSAYYSDWDNILKYQSALGFDGIEIAPWDLADILPLFGSPQNFTAFAKDRGVEVIGMFHGAHASHAADHFDEAVRSGREAVDTIVQFGGTYMNTCPTQNYYGTGPLSREEVQQCAKVMNEIGRYATDHGVKIGLHNEFFCAINLTNHRELIELTDPRLVHYCIDTAQISIMGEDLLTFYADYHERISTFHLKDTASSNLPDSVRYAQDPEIADDGTRWFWEPGQGELDLKGLYRLLKEHEFKGWMSIEYDGSPDMLASMAMTRYFLDKELRPIYD, from the coding sequence ATGCCGAACATCCGCTATGCCAATATGTGCCACTGGAAGTCGATCCCCTACCGGCAGATCGACAATTTCCGGGAATTCTACTATGAGGACAAGACCAACAGCGCCTATTATTCGGACTGGGACAATATCCTGAAATACCAGTCCGCGCTGGGGTTCGACGGGATAGAAATCGCGCCCTGGGATCTTGCCGACATCCTGCCGCTGTTCGGTTCGCCGCAGAACTTCACGGCGTTTGCGAAGGATCGCGGGGTCGAGGTGATCGGCATGTTCCATGGCGCGCACGCATCCCATGCGGCGGATCATTTCGATGAAGCGGTCCGCTCCGGGCGGGAAGCCGTGGACACGATCGTCCAGTTTGGCGGCACCTATATGAACACCTGCCCCACGCAGAATTATTACGGCACCGGCCCGCTGAGCCGGGAAGAGGTGCAGCAATGCGCCAAGGTCATGAACGAGATCGGCCGCTACGCCACCGATCATGGCGTGAAGATCGGGCTGCACAATGAATTTTTCTGTGCGATCAACCTGACGAACCACCGCGAACTGATCGAACTGACCGATCCCCGGCTGGTCCATTATTGCATCGACACCGCGCAGATTTCGATCATGGGCGAGGATCTGCTGACATTCTACGCCGACTATCACGAGCGCATCAGCACATTCCACCTCAAGGACACGGCGTCATCCAATCTGCCGGACAGCGTGCGCTATGCGCAGGACCCCGAAATCGCCGACGACGGCACGCGCTGGTTCTGGGAACCGGGTCAGGGCGAACTGGACCTCAAGGGTCTCTATCGCCTGCTCAAGGAGCATGAGTTCAAGGGCTGGATGTCGATCGAATATGACGGGTCGCCGGACATGCTCGCGTCGATGGCGATGACGCGCTATTTCCTCGATAAGGAACTGCGGCCGATTTACGACTGA
- a CDS encoding sugar phosphate isomerase/epimerase family protein, whose protein sequence is MNLQTVAMSLDLINRHYQEPNRNRYESRYFWEELYTLIAASGFSAIEIPYEPVWQFGGRSGVPFNRYCVTTKYGDAAGYRARLAESGIGRVSGVTFDPNLFMRNDNLDFYFGASGHFAREALAHAADLGAGYFAISPSPYHGRVAQYHPDMADKMESFTTRTIGLLTELAAIAAERGVELVLRSEYWSLFGGERILPLLDALPPTVKLDVDTANLFVAGIPAEAFIEAHIGRIGCVHLTDTDFTDTQEVWKTPNPEFPRDRATQVFRDPGTGSVDLAGIAALLDRLGYGGAITCSARQTRDPFRALLRTRALLNQIQK, encoded by the coding sequence ATGAATCTGCAAACCGTCGCCATGAGCCTGGACCTGATTAACCGCCATTATCAGGAACCCAACCGCAACCGTTACGAAAGCCGCTATTTCTGGGAGGAGCTTTATACGCTCATCGCCGCATCCGGCTTTTCGGCGATAGAAATACCCTATGAGCCGGTCTGGCAATTTGGCGGGCGGAGCGGCGTGCCGTTCAACCGCTATTGCGTCACGACCAAATATGGCGACGCAGCGGGTTACCGCGCGCGCCTGGCGGAAAGCGGGATCGGTCGCGTCAGCGGCGTGACTTTCGATCCCAACCTGTTCATGCGCAACGATAATCTGGACTTCTACTTCGGCGCGAGCGGCCATTTCGCAAGGGAAGCGCTGGCTCATGCGGCGGACCTTGGCGCAGGCTATTTCGCCATCAGCCCGTCCCCCTATCATGGCCGCGTCGCGCAATATCATCCCGATATGGCCGACAAGATGGAAAGCTTCACGACGCGCACCATCGGACTTCTGACCGAACTGGCCGCCATCGCGGCGGAACGGGGCGTGGAACTGGTGCTGCGCAGCGAATATTGGAGCCTGTTCGGCGGCGAGCGCATCCTGCCGCTGCTCGACGCGCTTCCCCCCACGGTGAAGCTGGACGTCGATACCGCCAACCTGTTCGTCGCCGGCATCCCGGCCGAAGCCTTCATCGAAGCGCATATCGGCAGGATCGGCTGCGTCCACCTGACCGACACCGACTTCACAGACACGCAGGAGGTCTGGAAAACCCCCAATCCCGAGTTCCCGCGTGATCGCGCGACTCAGGTTTTCCGCGATCCCGGCACGGGGTCGGTCGATCTTGCGGGGATCGCGGCGCTGCTCGACCGGCTGGGCTATGGCGGGGCGATCACATGCAGCGCCCGCCAGACGCGCGATCCGTTCCGCGCCCTGCTGCGCACCCGCGCCCTGCTCAACCAGATCCAGAAATAA
- a CDS encoding carotenoid oxygenase family protein → MADFSKMKAAQGFFSPQRYEADILDCETTGSIPAELEGAFVRLGGEWFYPPKYQDDAILNSDGHVSSFRFKNGRVSYKSRFVRTPRFEANLKAGSQQFGYYRNPFTDEPSVKNLDRTVANTTPFAFAGRLMALKEDGLPHLIDPNSLETVGRWNFDGKYKGPHFTAHPKVDSETGEMIAYGNEANGLAGDAVYVATIDKTGRVTHDTSFTVPYVSIMHDIALTEKHIIFPFGGYVTSMERLKEGKIHWGWDNSKESYIGILPRGADGKDIRWFKGPLRCMMHTFHARTVGNKVIMEAPFYDGNFFPFFHNVDNSPWARDKAKGYLRRLTFDLNSKHDGWKEEIVFQTPIVDIGAIDRRFLTRDLRYVFTGFTDPSKPFNVAAGGNLQGRITNCYGRFDVKSGKMEAMFAGDTHSLAEACFVPRKGGDEGVGWLMGVASNFAEMRSELVIADAQRLADGPIARVILPFRAAPQVHGTWVGAQELPFV, encoded by the coding sequence GTGGCAGATTTTTCCAAGATGAAGGCAGCGCAGGGATTTTTTTCGCCCCAGCGCTATGAGGCGGACATTCTCGACTGCGAGACGACAGGGTCCATTCCCGCGGAGCTGGAGGGCGCATTCGTCCGTCTGGGCGGCGAATGGTTCTATCCGCCCAAATATCAGGACGACGCCATCCTCAACAGCGATGGTCATGTCAGCAGCTTCCGCTTCAAAAATGGCCGGGTCAGCTACAAGAGCCGTTTCGTGCGGACGCCGCGTTTCGAAGCCAATCTGAAAGCGGGCAGCCAGCAGTTCGGCTATTACCGCAACCCCTTCACCGACGAACCATCGGTGAAGAATCTCGACCGGACGGTCGCCAACACCACGCCCTTCGCGTTCGCGGGCCGCCTGATGGCGCTGAAGGAAGACGGACTGCCGCACCTCATCGACCCGAACAGCCTGGAGACGGTCGGCCGGTGGAATTTCGACGGCAAATATAAAGGGCCGCACTTCACCGCGCACCCCAAGGTCGATTCAGAAACGGGCGAGATGATCGCCTATGGCAACGAGGCCAACGGGCTTGCCGGGGACGCGGTCTATGTCGCGACCATCGACAAGACGGGTCGCGTCACCCACGATACCAGCTTCACCGTGCCCTATGTCAGCATCATGCACGACATCGCGCTGACGGAAAAGCACATCATCTTCCCGTTCGGCGGCTATGTCACCAGCATGGAGCGGCTGAAGGAAGGCAAGATCCACTGGGGATGGGACAATAGCAAGGAAAGCTATATCGGCATCCTGCCGCGCGGCGCGGACGGCAAGGACATCCGCTGGTTCAAGGGGCCGCTCCGCTGCATGATGCACACGTTCCATGCGCGGACCGTGGGCAACAAGGTCATCATGGAAGCGCCCTTCTATGACGGCAATTTCTTCCCCTTCTTCCACAATGTCGACAACAGCCCGTGGGCGCGCGACAAGGCGAAGGGCTATCTGCGCCGCCTGACCTTCGACCTCAATTCCAAACATGACGGCTGGAAGGAGGAAATCGTCTTCCAGACGCCCATCGTCGATATCGGCGCGATCGACCGCCGGTTCCTGACCCGCGACCTGCGCTACGTCTTCACCGGATTCACCGATCCGTCCAAGCCGTTCAACGTGGCCGCAGGCGGCAATCTGCAGGGCCGCATCACCAATTGTTACGGGCGGTTCGACGTCAAATCGGGCAAGATGGAGGCGATGTTCGCAGGCGACACGCACAGCCTTGCGGAGGCCTGCTTCGTTCCCCGCAAGGGCGGCGACGAAGGCGTCGGCTGGCTGATGGGGGTCGCATCGAACTTTGCGGAGATGCGGTCGGAACTGGTGATCGCGGACGCGCAGCGTCTGGCCGACGGGCCGATCGCCCGCGTCATCCTTCCCTTCCGCGCCGCGCCTCAGGTCCATGGGACATGGGTCGGCGCGCAGGAGCTGCCGTTCGTTTAA
- a CDS encoding aldehyde dehydrogenase: MTEQLTHTIHALRANDGHALFIDGVWRPSTGDRLLDVIAPHDEQLLLRYAEASTDDVDEAVAAARRAFDEGPWPGMTPEDRADILMAVAKRLEQRLPELAAAWTGQVGAVIDFTRKASHQVPGLFAYYADLARSYPFVETRARPAGGAARIVKEPAGVCAAITPWNAPLVLLCYKVAAGLAAGCTFVAKPSPETPVDAYILTECLEDAGLPPGVFNLVTGGREVGDHLVRHPGIDKVSFTGSTAAGKVIARACADRLARVSLELGGKSAALIMDDAPLADVLPSLVPYSMPITGQVCFSLTRILVPRGRHDEVVGAYLDAVNGMRVGDPFESGVAMGPLSLERQRERVESYVARGVEEGAHLLRGGTRPQDRNRGWFFEPTVFTGVTTDMTIAREEIFGPVVSFIACDDEEDMIAKANATSYGLHGAIYTADTERAEHVARRLRTGSVAFNSMAVDIAMPFGGFRESGIGREGGIEGLENYLETKTLYLSAV, translated from the coding sequence ATGACCGAGCAACTGACGCACACCATTCATGCGCTGAGGGCCAATGACGGTCATGCTCTCTTTATCGACGGGGTCTGGCGGCCCTCGACGGGAGACCGGCTGCTGGACGTCATCGCGCCGCACGACGAACAACTGCTCCTCCGCTACGCCGAAGCATCGACGGACGATGTCGATGAGGCAGTAGCGGCGGCGCGCCGGGCGTTCGACGAAGGGCCATGGCCCGGAATGACGCCGGAGGATCGCGCCGACATCCTGATGGCGGTCGCAAAACGGCTTGAACAGAGGCTGCCGGAACTCGCCGCCGCCTGGACGGGGCAGGTGGGGGCGGTGATCGACTTCACTCGCAAGGCGTCGCATCAGGTGCCCGGCCTGTTCGCTTATTATGCCGATCTCGCGCGCTCCTATCCCTTTGTGGAAACGCGCGCGCGGCCTGCGGGGGGAGCCGCGAGGATCGTCAAGGAACCCGCTGGTGTCTGCGCCGCCATCACGCCGTGGAACGCGCCGCTGGTCCTCCTGTGCTACAAGGTCGCGGCGGGCCTCGCGGCAGGCTGCACCTTCGTGGCGAAGCCGTCCCCCGAAACGCCGGTCGATGCCTATATCCTTACCGAATGTCTGGAGGATGCGGGCCTGCCGCCCGGCGTCTTCAACCTCGTCACGGGCGGGCGGGAAGTGGGCGATCACCTCGTGCGCCATCCGGGTATCGACAAGGTGAGCTTCACCGGCTCGACCGCCGCCGGCAAGGTCATCGCGCGGGCCTGTGCGGACCGCCTCGCCCGCGTCAGCCTGGAACTGGGCGGCAAATCGGCCGCGCTCATCATGGACGACGCGCCGCTCGCCGATGTCCTGCCCAGCCTCGTTCCCTATTCCATGCCGATCACGGGGCAGGTCTGCTTTTCCCTGACGCGCATCCTGGTGCCGCGCGGGCGGCATGACGAGGTCGTCGGCGCCTATCTCGACGCCGTGAATGGGATGCGGGTCGGCGACCCCTTCGAAAGCGGGGTGGCGATGGGACCGCTCAGCCTCGAGCGGCAGCGCGAACGCGTCGAAAGCTACGTCGCGCGGGGCGTGGAGGAGGGCGCGCACCTGCTGCGCGGCGGCACACGTCCGCAGGACCGGAATCGCGGCTGGTTCTTCGAGCCGACCGTCTTCACCGGCGTCACGACCGACATGACCATCGCGCGGGAAGAGATATTCGGCCCGGTCGTGTCCTTCATCGCCTGCGACGACGAGGAAGACATGATCGCGAAGGCGAACGCCACCAGCTACGGTCTCCACGGCGCGATCTATACGGCGGACACGGAACGGGCCGAACATGTTGCGCGCCGTCTGCGGACCGGGTCGGTCGCCTTCAACAGCATGGCCGTGGACATCGCCATGCCTTTTGGCGGGTTCAGGGAATCCGGGATCGGCCGGGAAGGCGGCATAGAGGGGCTGGAAAATTACCTTGAAACCAAGACCCTATACCTGAGTGCCGTGTGA